From the genome of Vulgatibacter sp., one region includes:
- a CDS encoding neutral/alkaline non-lysosomal ceramidase N-terminal domain-containing protein translates to MNALLSLRNPARLVVLFLLGLVAAAAGLDLRAGRQEAPPRLVASAGGRGALLAGAGRAPIALPPEVVLAGYQAFGRSPKEPSTPLYARSLLLEAGGVRTAVVLVELLTLPEPLAHAVQERAAAEGAACALVVASHTHSGPGGYDQAFLPQLVLGRYDPAVERAILEAVEASLVAARAELAPATLATGEALGAGLASNRDHKGEAVDQRITRVALQRPDGKMVATLARFSAHPTLNPRKVGPAGDWPGFTMERLEEQGGVAFVLPGAVGDARPTRAASPGKGAIRALLFGETIAERVGAIPLVAQEGPVALACAEVEFDLPPADVAGMVPEGLGRLASNLAAPTAPRTARAMAFQLGDLALVGVPAEPLGATAPLFERAAAARGLRGRVVGVAQGYTSYCVSEREMERRTTSAHNAWFGEALTPRVVRAAEAATAALPVPVARDATQAAAP, encoded by the coding sequence GTGAACGCCCTCCTTTCTCTCCGTAACCCAGCCCGCCTGGTCGTCCTCTTCCTCCTCGGCCTGGTGGCCGCGGCGGCTGGGCTCGATCTGCGCGCGGGGCGGCAGGAGGCGCCGCCGCGGCTGGTGGCCAGCGCCGGTGGCAGGGGCGCGTTGCTCGCCGGGGCGGGCAGGGCGCCGATCGCCCTGCCGCCGGAGGTCGTCCTCGCCGGCTACCAGGCCTTCGGCCGCTCGCCGAAGGAACCGTCCACGCCCCTCTACGCCCGCTCGCTCCTCCTCGAGGCCGGCGGCGTGCGCACCGCGGTGGTGCTGGTGGAGCTGCTCACCCTGCCCGAGCCCCTCGCCCACGCGGTGCAGGAGCGGGCCGCTGCGGAAGGGGCCGCCTGCGCCCTGGTGGTGGCGAGCCACACCCACTCCGGCCCGGGCGGCTACGACCAGGCGTTCCTGCCCCAGCTCGTTCTCGGTCGCTACGACCCGGCGGTGGAGCGGGCGATCCTCGAGGCGGTGGAAGCCTCCCTGGTGGCAGCCCGGGCGGAGCTCGCCCCGGCGACGCTCGCCACCGGCGAGGCCCTCGGCGCCGGGCTCGCCTCCAACCGCGATCACAAGGGCGAGGCGGTGGATCAGCGGATCACCCGGGTGGCGCTGCAGCGCCCCGACGGCAAGATGGTGGCGACGCTGGCCCGCTTCTCGGCGCACCCGACCCTCAATCCCCGCAAGGTGGGGCCCGCCGGCGACTGGCCCGGCTTCACCATGGAGCGGCTCGAGGAGCAGGGCGGGGTGGCCTTCGTGCTCCCCGGCGCCGTGGGCGACGCCCGCCCGACCCGCGCCGCCTCGCCGGGCAAGGGCGCGATCCGGGCGCTCCTCTTCGGCGAGACGATCGCCGAGCGGGTGGGGGCGATCCCCCTCGTGGCGCAGGAGGGACCGGTGGCGCTCGCCTGCGCCGAGGTGGAATTCGACCTGCCCCCTGCGGACGTGGCGGGCATGGTGCCGGAGGGATTGGGGCGGCTCGCCTCGAACCTCGCGGCGCCGACGGCGCCGCGGACCGCCCGGGCGATGGCCTTCCAGCTCGGCGACCTCGCGCTGGTCGGCGTGCCGGCGGAGCCGCTGGGCGCGACCGCGCCGCTCTTCGAGCGGGCTGCGGCGGCGCGGGGCCTGCGGGGCAGGGTGGTCGGGGTCGCGCAGGGCTACACGAGCTATTGCGTGAGCGAGCGGGAGATGGAGCGCCGCACCACCTCGGCCCACAACGCCTGGTTCGGCGAGGCGCTCACGCCGCGGGTGGTCCGGGCGGCTGAGGCCGCCACCGCGGCGCTGCCGGTGCCGGTCGCCAGGGACGCGACCCAGGCAGCGGCGCCCTGA
- the nuoE gene encoding NADH-quinone oxidoreductase subunit NuoE, whose product MAKYLARFPEGRKAAAILPGLHLVQDLVGWVPPEAMIQVAEKCQSTPERVREVATFYVMYFLQPKGKHVIDVCTNISCSLRGAEPLIEHLEQKLDVHMGDTTKDGMFTLREFECLGACGNAPVLQVDSRFHMNMTLKKADQLIEDLRKQAPKKA is encoded by the coding sequence ATGGCGAAGTACCTCGCCCGCTTCCCCGAGGGCCGGAAGGCTGCGGCCATTCTTCCCGGTCTCCATCTCGTCCAGGATCTCGTCGGGTGGGTTCCGCCCGAGGCGATGATCCAGGTCGCCGAGAAGTGCCAGTCGACGCCCGAGCGCGTGCGCGAGGTGGCGACCTTCTACGTGATGTACTTCCTGCAGCCCAAGGGGAAGCACGTCATCGACGTCTGCACCAACATCTCGTGTTCCCTGCGTGGTGCCGAGCCCCTCATCGAGCATCTGGAGCAGAAGCTCGACGTGCACATGGGCGACACCACGAAGGACGGCATGTTCACCCTGCGCGAGTTCGAATGCCTCGGCGCCTGCGGTAACGCCCCGGTGCTCCAGGTGGACTCGCGCTTCCACATGAACATGACCCTCAAGAAGGCCGATCAGCTCATCGAGGACCTGCGCAAGCAGGCCCCGAAGAAGGCGTAA